The Mustela nigripes isolate SB6536 chromosome 4, MUSNIG.SB6536, whole genome shotgun sequence genome includes a window with the following:
- the FIGNL1 gene encoding fidgetin-like protein 1 codes for MQASSSRSVHLSEWQKNYFAITSGTCTPEQKADAYRAQILRIQYAWANAELSQVCATKLFRKYAEKYSAVIDCDNVETGLNNYAEHILALARSPQTDSDKWQSGLSVNSVFQLSDVQEMLRAGRKSRDSLSATAGASGVIRNEGIVLGPPQLTDCGASGESGPLTNAAPDTSGTQGPLTNAAPDTSGTQGIPDSSPSTCPQNAQTPVLTNSSKACPTSLTPFGDLATAKIHATPLFGNVNKENKNSPKANVGLNMFSSNQSCLPSGCENPRERKALYGPGTIDALSTPIVNKAVSKTEDNARREESSLPTFKTAKEQLWVDQQKKYQPQRAPGSSYSGIKKSLGASRSRGIFGKFVPPIPKQDGGDQNGGMQYKAYGAGPAEPANPIDERLKNLEPKMIELIMNEIMDHGPPVSWEDIAGVEFAKATIKEIVVWPMMRPDIFTGLRGPPKGILLFGPPGTGKTLIGKCIASQSGATFFSISASSLTSKWVGEGEKMVRALFAVARCQQPAVIFIDEIDSLLSQRGDGEHESSRRIKTEFLVQLDGATTSSEDRILVVGATNRPQEIDEAARRRLVKRLYIPLPEAAARKQIVINLMSKEQCCLSEEEIALVVRQTDGFSGADMTQLCREASLGPIRSLQTVDIATITPDQVRPIAYVDFENALRTVRPSVSPKDLELYENWNRTFGCGK; via the coding sequence ATGCAGGCCTCCAGCTCCAGGTCTGTGCACCTGAGTGAGTGGCAGAAGAATTACTTTGCAATTACATCTGGCACATGTACCccagaacagaaggcagatgcataCCGAGCGCAGATATTACGCATTCAGTATGCATGGGCAAACGCCGAGCTCTCCCAGGTCTGCGCCACCAAACTGTtcagaaaatatgcagagaaataTTCTGCAGTTATCGATTGTGACAATGTTGAGACTGGCTTGAATAACTATGCAGAACACATTTTAGCTTTAGCAAGATCCCCCCAGACCGACAGTGACAAATGGCAGTCGGGGCTGTCAGTAAATAGTGTTTTCCAGTTGAGTGACGTACAGGAGATGCTGCGTGCTGGCAGAAAATCCAGAGACTCTCTGTCGGCCACGGCCGGTGCGTCCGGAGTCATCCGTAATGAGGGCATTGTCCTCGGTCCTCCTCAACTGACTGACTGTGGCGCTTCTGGGGAGAGTGGCCCATTAACTAACGCAGCTCCTGATACAAGTGGGACCCAAGGCCCGTTAACTAACGCAGCTCCTGATACAAGTGGGACCCAAGGCATCCCAGATAGCAGTCCTTCAACGTGCCCTCAGAATGCCCAGACACCTGTGCTAACGAACAGCAGTAAGGCCTGTCCTACATCCTTAACACCGTTTGGTGACTTAGCCACTGCAAAAATCCATGCCACACCATTATTTGGAAATGTCAACAAGGAAAATAAGAACTCTCCAAAAGCCAATGTAGGACTAAATATGTTTTCATCTAATCAGTCTTGTTTGCCTTCTGGCTGTGAAAATCCACGAGAGAGAAAAGCTTTGTATGGTCCTGGCACCATTGATGCCCTTTCCACTCCCATAGTGAATAAGGCTGTTAGTAAAACAGAAGATAATGCCCGAAGAGAAGAGAGTAGCCTGCCTACTTTTAAAACTGCAAAAGAACAATTATGGGTAGATCAGCAAAAGAAGTACCAACCCCAGCGTGCACCTGGGTCTTCATACAGTGGTATAAAGAAGTCTCTGGGAGCTAGTAGGTCCCGAGGAATATTTGGGAAGTTTGTTCCTCCTATACCTAAGCAAGATGGGGGAGATCAGAATGGGGGGATGCAGTATAAGGCTTATGGTGCGGGACCTGCAGAGCCGGCAAATCCAATTGATGAGCGTCTGAAGAACTTGGAGCCAAAGATGATTGAGCTTATCATGAATGAGATCATGGATCACGGACCACCTGTAAGCTGGGAAGATATTGCCGGAGTAGAATTTGCCAAAGCCACAATAAAGGAGATCGTTGTGTGGCCCATGATGAGGCCGGACATTTTTACGGGTTTACGAGGACCCCCTAAAGGAATTCTGCTCTTCGGGCCACCTGGGACTGGTAAAACTCTAATCGGCAAGTGCATTGCTAGTCAGTCCGGGGCAACGTTCTTCAGTATCTCTGCTTCTTCTTTGACTTCTAAGTGGGTAGGTGAGGGGGAGAAAATGGTCCGTGCGTTGTTTGCCGTGGCAAGGTGTCAGCAGCCAGCTGTGATATTCATTGATGAGATTGATTCCCTGTTATCTCAACGAGGAGATGGTGAGCATGAATCTTCCAGAAGGATAAAAACGGAATTTCTTGTGCAGTTAGATGGGGCAACCACTTCTTCTGAAGACCGCATCCTGGTGGTGGGAGCAACCAATCGGCCACAAGAAATTGATGAGGCTGCCCGGAGAAGGTTGGTGAAAAGGCTTTATATTCCACTCCCAGAAGCTGCGGCTAGGAAACAGATCGTGATTAACCTCATGTCCAAGGAGCAGTGCTGCCTCAGCGAGGAGGAAATCGCCCTGGTTGTAAGGCAGACAGATGGGTTCTCAGGAGCTGACATGACCCAGCTTTGCAGAGAGGCATCCCTCGGGCCTATTCGCAGTTTACAGACTGTTGACATTGCCACAATAACACCCGATCAGGTCCGACCAATAGCTTACGTTGATTTTGAGAACGCCCTCAGAACCGTGCGGCCTAGCGTGTCTCCTAAAGATTTAGAGCTTTATGAGAACTGGAACAGAACTTTTGGTTGTGGGAAGTAA